The nucleotide sequence TTTACTTTAGTTCCTATTGTAATAGACTGTAAGGTTGTAGGGAAGGTATAGTAATACGGACCATTACCATTAATCCTCTCTATTTCAGGTAAATTGATACGTTTGATTTTCGTTCCGGCAAAAGCTCCATCATATATATATTTTACTTTATCCGCCACAACAGTTACCAAGTTTTGAGAATTATAAAAAGCAAATGAATTAATAGTTTCTACATTGTTAAGGTCTATCTTTGTAATGATAGGGTTGCGGTAAAGTTCGAATCCACTTATAGAAGCATTGGGACTATTATAACCATACGTAACCTCTTTTACTGTATAAGGTACTTTTGGTGGGTTTTGCAACATATCAAAACTCCGTTGGGTAACGTATACATTGCTAGAAAGTCCTTCTAAGGCAATACCATTATTGTTGGTTCTCCAAAATTTAGTTACGCGTTTAATAGTTACCACGCGGTCTTCCGCATCGGTCTTTTTCAATCTAAGGGTAATAGGAGTTGTCTCATCGTAATGGTTTTTAGCCGTTACTTTTAATAAATTACCTGTTTGCTTAACGGTTACCCTTTCGCCGGCACCATCTGGTTTTAAAGTAGAGGTATCGTAAGTAAAGCCTTCGGGAACCTCTATATCTACATAGTCCTTAGCGTCTTTGGTAGTTTTGTCACCGTCAATATTCTCAATAACAAAATTATTGCCGTCCCAACCTCTGTCACGTTCACCCACTATTACAGTAAGGGTAGCAGTAATGCCTACACCATCAGCAGTTTTATCGCTGATACGAATATCGTGACTGCCAGTACTGCCGTCTTCAGCTTCAATAACAAGTGAGGGAGAGGGGTCTGTACTCTTGCTTACACTCAAATAACCCATAGGAACTTCATAAGTGAAATTATCAGTCGCACCGTCAATAGTAACCGTGCGTTTTTCTTTTTCCTGCATATGGATAGTGTGTGTAGCACCATCGCGGAAGAAAAAGTTGGTCTCGGTGCTAGAACGTGGTTTTTCGCCCACACCGTCATCGGCTTCTGATTTGCATCCTACTAAAGTAAGTGCTGTAAAAGCTACTAATGCAAAGATGTTTTTTCTCATATTTCTTTTCGTTTTTTAGTAAAAATTGAACGTTGCAAAGTTAAGGGGGCTGTCAAGTATTTGCCAAACTTTTTAAGATTAATTTAACGCGTTTAACCTCAATGACGTACTAATGACGTAGTTTTTTAACAATTGTTAAGGGAAATTATTTATCCACGTAAAATAAGGGCTTGCAAAGGGTCTTACTCTACCAAAAATCACTTAAAAACTCTCTAAAATTGCATTTGTAACCTATTCTTCTCTAATTATTTACTAAATCTTGTAGTACTTTTGACGTAGTGCCCAAAACATACTAAAAAATTACTCTTTTATATAATTCCCATTTTTTCCTCACTTTTCAGCCCTTTTTCCTCTATTTTTCCTCATTTTCTTCCTATAATTTTCCCTCGTTATTCCTCATTGTTATTTCGCAAGGCGTAACCTTAATACTATTTTTAACGTCATTTTGGTATATACAACATTAATTTACAATCGTCCTTCTGTTACTGCTTCGTGAAAATCCAGCAATGCAGTTGCCAATCCGTGCGTATCACATTTGTCAATTATCAATTGTCAATTGTCAATTGAAAGACTGTCCGTGTAGTCAGTCCGAGACTTTTAGGTCGCTTGCTATTTATTTGTTTGATTTGTAAAGATTTGTAAGATTTCTGTAGCGTAAGCTACACTTTTCTTATATCGAACTCACGTTAGTTATTTTATATCTGATAACTCTACCTAGTAGAACGAGAGATATTAGAAGATAGTAGCTCTATAAGCTCGATTAATGTTCAATTATAATTTAATTAATCATCATCGTAGAGCCACTGTAGAGCCACTGTAGAGCCACTGTAGAGCCACTGTAGACCCACTGTAGAGCCACTGTAGTTTCGTTTGGAGTTTATTTAAAGTCCATCAGAATTGGTTTGCATATATTCCTCCTCTCTGAAGAAGTCCGCGAGAACGGAGTATGTAATAGGGGAGAGGTTTCTCCGAGTCTCTCCGAGTTCTTCGAAGTCCTCCAAATCTCCAAAATATCTGAACAATCTGAAATTCCAGCCACCCCTCAACTCCCTAATTTTCTAATTTTCTAATTTTCTTGAGAGCTTCGGCTACATCGTTATATGTTACGGTTTTATCTTTAAAATAAGAAGAAAGTACGCGCTTCTCCTCTTCAGTAGCCCCTAATTGGTTAAAAATGTTGTTCAAGTGCATTTTCATATGCCCCTTCTGGATTCCCAGACTAATCAGCGAGCTTACAGCCGAAAAGTTCTGTGCTAACCCCACACAAGCCACTATCTGCATTAGCTCGCGAGCGTTAGGTTTTTCAAGGATTTCAAGAGCCGTTTTTACCAAAGGGTGCAATGTAGTAAGTCCGCCCACGGTGCCCAAAGCCAAAGGCAGTTCAAGGGCAAAGAAGAAAGTATCGCCCTCTATCCACGCAGCCGATAAGCTCTTGTACTGTCCGCTACGAGCAGCATAAGCGTGTGCACCAGCTTCTATGGCACGAAAATCATTACCTGTAGCCAAAATTACCGAGTCAATACCGTTCATTATACCTTTGTTGTGAGTGGTAGCACGGTACACATCAGCATTGGCAATAGCGAGAGCTTGTACAAATTTCTTTGCAGCTTCAGCACCTTTTAACTGAGCAATCTCCAACTCCTCAATAGGGCATTGTACTTTTGCGCGCACCAAACAGTTAGGCACATAGTTCGAGAGTATCGACATTACGATTTCATACTTATCACCGATAGAGGCGTCCCGTTCCGCTTCTTCTCTAAACGTCTGTGCAAAGGATTCTAAGCACGAATTGATGAAGTTCGCACCCATAGCGTCTAAGGTTTCAAAAGTAGCCGAAAGCTGATAATAGTGCGCCAAAGCATCGGTTTTGTCCACTAAGGTAAGAGAAGTAATACCGCCCCCGCGTTTTTCCATATTGGCAGTAATGGGTTGTGCTTTAGCGAGCATCAAGGGTTGTATGTGGTTGAAGAAGTTTTCTAAATTAGTTTTTTCACCGTAGAAGAAGAAATGTACGTGCCCCGTTTTTTCGGTAGAAAGCACTTCGGTATGAAAACCGCCACGGCTTTGCCAGAATTTAGCCGCCCTGCTAGCAGCTGCCACCACCGAACTCTCTTCAATAGCCATAGGTACGGTATAAGTGCGCCCGTTGATGAGGAAGTTAGGCGCTACCGCAAAGGGCAGATAGTAGTTAGAGACTGTATTTTCAATAAACTCGTCGTGCAGTTTCTGAAGGTCAGTATCAGCGTTGTGGTACTTTTCAAAAAAAGAAGCAGCATTCTCTATATTAGGGAAATAAGTATCGCAAAGCCACGCAATCTTTTGGGCTTTGGTAAGTTTAGAAAAACCGTCTATCTGTTTCATCAGTTGTTAAGTATTAGAGTTCAGCTTTTAGTTTGGGAGGCAAAGGTAATAATAATTAATATATTCGCAAGTTTGTTCATTTACAAAATATTTTGTATCTTTGTACTTTAAATAACAAAAATCAGTATAGA is from Capnocytophaga ochracea DSM 7271 and encodes:
- a CDS encoding leucine-rich repeat domain-containing protein encodes the protein MRKNIFALVAFTALTLVGCKSEADDGVGEKPRSSTETNFFFRDGATHTIHMQEKEKRTVTIDGATDNFTYEVPMGYLSVSKSTDPSPSLVIEAEDGSTGSHDIRISDKTADGVGITATLTVIVGERDRGWDGNNFVIENIDGDKTTKDAKDYVDIEVPEGFTYDTSTLKPDGAGERVTVKQTGNLLKVTAKNHYDETTPITLRLKKTDAEDRVVTIKRVTKFWRTNNNGIALEGLSSNVYVTQRSFDMLQNPPKVPYTVKEVTYGYNSPNASISGFELYRNPIITKIDLNNVETINSFAFYNSQNLVTVVADKVKYIYDGAFAGTKIKRINLPEIERINGNGPYYYTFPTTLQSITIGTKVKILGNYLFLKELREVRIASTTPGAITMQNQVIQEGNNTTLYVPSAYVNDWKLKFPWIEQAFKGGIKGM
- a CDS encoding hydroxymethylglutaryl-CoA reductase, degradative, producing MKQIDGFSKLTKAQKIAWLCDTYFPNIENAASFFEKYHNADTDLQKLHDEFIENTVSNYYLPFAVAPNFLINGRTYTVPMAIEESSVVAAASRAAKFWQSRGGFHTEVLSTEKTGHVHFFFYGEKTNLENFFNHIQPLMLAKAQPITANMEKRGGGITSLTLVDKTDALAHYYQLSATFETLDAMGANFINSCLESFAQTFREEAERDASIGDKYEIVMSILSNYVPNCLVRAKVQCPIEELEIAQLKGAEAAKKFVQALAIANADVYRATTHNKGIMNGIDSVILATGNDFRAIEAGAHAYAARSGQYKSLSAAWIEGDTFFFALELPLALGTVGGLTTLHPLVKTALEILEKPNARELMQIVACVGLAQNFSAVSSLISLGIQKGHMKMHLNNIFNQLGATEEEKRVLSSYFKDKTVTYNDVAEALKKIRKLEN